In Streptomyces violaceusniger Tu 4113, one DNA window encodes the following:
- a CDS encoding AfsR/SARP family transcriptional regulator encodes MGPVGIWQGERLLGPTAAQQRSVLAMLLMATGRMVSVDRLVLAVWGEDPPGSARNAVQVQISKLRRIFSALPGTELTTSAKGYSLTVAREQVDLHRFRDLVRAAREAPKDSGAGGAAGASGSATGAAGSATGAAGFAEGAADRAGELLRAALQLWRGPALADVAGGWLPDTLGAGLEEERRTAVEELAAIDLRSGRHHEAATELSALVAEHPLRERSVALLMEALRRGGRRADALALFRSTRRRYVEELGIEPGDELQRLHREALEDSRDSRDSRDSRDSRDSRDSRDSRDSRDSRDSRDGRDGRSGEASGPPGPYGSAPAAAAPSDARPAPAPAVEGVPAADEAPEPGTGAGTEPGTEPGTEPGTGAGTGAGDEPAAAPATAAGSPTASPPVTTPEPISVTTAVPQQLPSDVAHFTGREPELDGLDALLRAGSGEGGGRAPTAAMITVIAGSGGLGKTTLAVHWAHRVRDRFPDGQLYLNLRGFGPTDSAMTVAEAVRSLLDAFQVPAHRIPATVEAQTALYRSLVADRRMLILLDNARDAEQVRPLLPGSPGCLVVLTSRNELTSLVVAEQAQPLPLDLLDRAEARDLLISRVGAERVAAEPDAVAEVITVCAGLPLALAIVAARAAAHPRFGLEALAAELRDARGSLDAFEGGDATTDVRAVFSWSYHTLGPDAARLFRLLGVHPGPDIAAPAAASLVGVPVPQARRLLIQLTRAHLITERAPGQYDFHDLLRAYAVELTRAYDGQDERHTALHRLLDHYLHTAVAAGAAFTPHREPIAVEPVRPGVSVGEFTGHAQALLWFGLTYPALIAALQQAAETGFETHAWQLAWSLMEFLDQRGHWHDQRIVHRTALGSAHRIRDLTGQAHACYGLGLADLRMGRYDRARGHLVRALNLHRETGNAVGQALAHGALNFACEREGRHDEGLHHALRALKLHRAAGRRSGEAYAMNNVGWAYAMLGDFQQTLVHCEKALNMMREAGDRRGESAAWDSLGYAYQHIGDHQQAITCYRHAVELRHGRGERVREAESLHRLGSAQLAAGDRAGARHSWQRALTRFDALGHPDAQRLRDGLTRLGGPDG; translated from the coding sequence TTGGGACCGGTCGGAATATGGCAGGGCGAGCGTCTCCTGGGGCCGACCGCCGCGCAGCAGCGGTCCGTTCTGGCGATGCTGCTGATGGCCACCGGCCGCATGGTGTCCGTCGACAGGCTGGTGTTGGCAGTATGGGGCGAGGACCCGCCAGGGTCCGCGCGAAACGCCGTACAGGTGCAGATTTCCAAGCTGCGGCGGATCTTTTCCGCCTTGCCCGGGACCGAGTTGACGACATCGGCGAAGGGCTATTCCCTGACCGTCGCGCGTGAGCAGGTCGATCTGCACCGGTTCCGCGATCTGGTGCGGGCCGCGCGGGAGGCACCCAAGGACAGCGGGGCCGGCGGGGCTGCCGGGGCCAGCGGATCGGCCACCGGAGCCGCCGGATCGGCCACCGGGGCTGCCGGGTTCGCCGAGGGTGCGGCAGACCGCGCCGGGGAACTGCTACGCGCCGCGCTGCAGTTGTGGCGCGGGCCCGCGCTGGCGGATGTCGCGGGCGGCTGGCTCCCCGACACCCTGGGCGCCGGGCTGGAGGAGGAGCGGCGTACGGCGGTCGAGGAGCTCGCCGCGATCGATCTGCGCTCCGGACGGCACCACGAGGCCGCCACGGAGCTGTCCGCCCTGGTGGCCGAACACCCTTTGCGGGAGCGCTCGGTGGCGCTGCTGATGGAGGCGCTACGGCGCGGCGGCAGGCGGGCCGACGCCCTCGCGCTGTTCCGCTCCACCCGCCGGAGGTACGTGGAGGAGCTGGGCATCGAACCCGGCGACGAGCTGCAGCGCCTCCACCGGGAGGCACTTGAGGACAGCCGGGACAGCCGGGACAGCCGGGACAGCCGGGACAGCCGGGACAGCCGGGACAGCCGGGACAGCCGGGACAGCCGGGACAGCCGGGACAGCCGGGATGGCCGTGACGGCCGGTCCGGGGAGGCGTCGGGGCCGCCCGGACCGTACGGGAGCGCTCCCGCGGCGGCGGCGCCGTCCGACGCGAGGCCCGCCCCGGCCCCCGCCGTGGAAGGCGTCCCGGCCGCCGACGAGGCGCCCGAGCCCGGCACCGGGGCCGGCACCGAGCCCGGCACCGAGCCCGGCACCGAGCCCGGCACCGGGGCCGGCACCGGGGCTGGCGACGAGCCCGCCGCCGCACCCGCCACCGCCGCCGGTTCGCCCACCGCCAGTCCGCCCGTCACCACCCCCGAACCAATCTCCGTAACCACCGCCGTACCGCAGCAACTCCCCTCCGACGTCGCCCACTTCACTGGCCGTGAGCCCGAACTGGACGGGCTGGACGCCCTGCTGCGCGCGGGTTCCGGCGAGGGCGGCGGACGGGCGCCCACGGCCGCGATGATCACCGTGATCGCGGGCAGCGGCGGGCTCGGCAAGACGACCCTCGCGGTGCACTGGGCCCACCGCGTCCGCGACCGGTTCCCCGACGGTCAGCTCTATCTGAACCTGCGCGGTTTCGGCCCCACCGACTCGGCCATGACCGTCGCCGAGGCCGTACGGAGCCTCTTGGACGCCTTCCAGGTGCCGGCCCACCGGATCCCCGCGACCGTCGAGGCGCAGACCGCCCTGTACCGGAGCCTGGTGGCCGACCGCCGGATGCTGATCCTGCTCGACAACGCCCGGGACGCCGAGCAGGTGCGGCCCCTGCTGCCCGGTTCCCCCGGCTGTCTGGTGGTGCTGACCAGCCGTAACGAGCTCACCAGCCTGGTCGTCGCCGAGCAGGCCCAGCCGCTGCCGCTGGATCTGCTCGACCGCGCCGAAGCGCGCGATCTGCTGATCAGCCGGGTGGGCGCCGAGCGGGTGGCCGCCGAACCCGATGCCGTGGCCGAGGTGATCACGGTGTGCGCCGGGCTGCCGCTCGCGCTCGCCATCGTGGCCGCCCGCGCCGCCGCCCACCCCCGCTTCGGCCTGGAGGCGCTGGCCGCGGAGCTGCGCGACGCCCGCGGCAGCCTCGACGCGTTCGAGGGCGGGGACGCCACCACCGATGTCCGGGCCGTCTTCTCCTGGTCGTACCACACCCTGGGCCCCGACGCCGCTCGGCTGTTCCGGCTGCTGGGCGTCCACCCGGGCCCCGACATCGCGGCCCCGGCCGCCGCCAGCCTGGTGGGGGTCCCGGTCCCGCAGGCCCGCCGGCTGCTGATCCAGCTCACCCGGGCGCATCTGATCACCGAGCGCGCCCCCGGCCAGTACGACTTCCACGATCTGCTGCGCGCCTACGCCGTGGAGCTCACCCGGGCGTACGACGGGCAGGACGAGCGCCACACCGCGCTGCACCGGCTGCTCGACCACTATCTGCACACCGCCGTGGCCGCCGGGGCGGCCTTCACCCCGCACCGGGAGCCGATCGCGGTCGAGCCGGTCCGGCCCGGGGTCAGCGTCGGGGAGTTCACGGGGCACGCACAGGCGCTGCTCTGGTTCGGCCTCACCTATCCGGCGCTGATCGCGGCGCTGCAGCAGGCCGCCGAGACCGGATTCGAGACCCACGCCTGGCAACTGGCCTGGTCGCTGATGGAGTTCCTGGACCAGCGCGGCCACTGGCACGATCAGCGCATCGTCCACCGGACCGCCCTGGGCTCGGCCCACCGCATCCGCGATCTCACCGGACAGGCCCACGCCTGCTACGGCCTGGGCCTCGCCGATCTGCGGATGGGCCGCTACGACCGGGCCCGCGGCCATCTGGTGCGCGCCCTGAACCTGCACCGCGAGACCGGCAACGCCGTCGGCCAGGCCCTGGCCCATGGCGCGCTCAACTTCGCCTGCGAGCGGGAGGGCCGCCACGACGAGGGGCTGCACCACGCGCTGCGCGCCCTGAAGCTGCACCGGGCGGCGGGCCGGCGCAGCGGCGAGGCGTACGCCATGAACAACGTCGGCTGGGCCTACGCCATGCTGGGCGACTTCCAGCAGACCCTAGTCCACTGCGAGAAGGCGCTGAACATGATGCGGGAGGCGGGGGACCGGCGCGGGGAGTCCGCGGCCTGGGACAGCCTCGGCTACGCGTATCAGCACATCGGCGACCACCAGCAGGCCATCACCTGCTACCGGCACGCCGTGGAGCTGCGGCACGGCCGGGGCGAGCGGGTCCGGGAGGCCGAGTCCCTGCACCGGCTCGGCAGCGCCCAGCTCGCCGCCGGGGACCGGGCCGGGGCCCGCCACAGTTGGCAGCGGGCCCTGACCCGCTTCGACGCCCTCGGCCACCCCGACGCCCAGCGGCTCCGGGACGGGCTCACCCGGCTGGGCGGGCCAGACGGCTGA
- the glgB gene encoding 1,4-alpha-glucan branching enzyme, with product MTARPPSGQHPSDEGPGHPPAATGATTGPAVPGVPSTFLPGHTGPRPQPEQHAAHPAPETPARHEPEPRGSAERPAPTTSPGPDASETHPAPARKATTHPAPETPAPHKPEPDRSPSRPAPTTSPRPDASETHPAPHGRPPRQPGPGKRPHRPGPGDATSAAGPREATSAAGQPRPDRRPGPEEAPDRAPASREDPVSAESAGINPAPDRESLGSAAPEAPLTDSSHPGREARVSYGAEPVPRAPRADQARRDETDGAAEPSRVAGRPVAGGGGQADVAYNEHGVRPAPALGDEERRRLLSGAHHAPHDLLGAHPVRGGVLFRCLRPYARSVTVAAAGLRARLRAEGDGLFSGVLPLREIPDYRLLVTYEDAELELHDPYRFLPTLGELDLHLIGEGRHEELWRALGAHPMTHQGVSGTRFTVWAPNALGVRLTGDFTYWDGTALPMRSLGGSGVWELFLPGVGEGALYKFEIARPDGGRSLRADPMARRTECPPATASVVHASHHRWGDEAWLARREGGRVHELPFSVYEVHLPSWRPGLTYRQLAQQLPAYVKDLGFTHVELMPVAEHPFGGSWGYQVTGFYAPTARLGTPDDFKHLVDALHQAGIGVLVDWVPAHFPKDAWALAEFDGRPLYEPADPLRAAHPDWGTLEFDYGRTEVRNFLVANAVYWCEEFHIDGLRVDAVASMLYLDYSREPGQWTPNAQGGRENLDAVAFLQEMNATVYRRCPGVITIAEESTAWDGVTRATHHVGPSGFGGLGFGLKWNMGWMHDSLAYLAHEPVHRAYHHHEMTFSMVYAYSENYVLPISHDEVVHGKRALVSKMPGDWWQQRADHRAYLGFMWAHPGKQLLFMGQEFAQGAEWSEAHGPDWWLLDPSYSAEPDHRGVRDLVRDLNHVYAATPALWQRDTDPEGFSWIEGDAREDNVFAFLRFDGDGSPLLAISNFSPVVRQEYRIGTPEAVPVWREVLNTDDGRYGGSGVANAEPLKAEPTGWHGRPASILPVLPPLATIWLRPA from the coding sequence GTGACCGCACGACCGCCGTCCGGCCAGCACCCGTCCGACGAGGGACCGGGCCACCCACCCGCAGCCACCGGCGCCACAACCGGTCCGGCGGTCCCGGGAGTCCCCTCGACGTTCCTCCCCGGCCACACCGGCCCCCGTCCGCAGCCCGAGCAACACGCCGCGCACCCGGCCCCCGAGACCCCGGCACGCCACGAACCGGAGCCGCGCGGGAGCGCGGAGCGCCCGGCGCCAACCACCTCCCCCGGCCCGGATGCCTCCGAGACGCACCCCGCCCCCGCACGGAAGGCCACCACGCACCCGGCCCCCGAGACCCCGGCACCCCACAAGCCGGAGCCGGACCGGAGCCCGAGCCGCCCGGCACCAACCACCTCCCCCCGCCCCGACGCCTCCGAGACGCACCCCGCCCCGCACGGGAGACCGCCCCGGCAGCCGGGCCCCGGGAAACGGCCACACCGGCCGGGCCCCGGGGACGCGACCTCGGCGGCCGGGCCCCGGGAGGCGACCTCGGCCGCCGGGCAGCCACGCCCCGACCGGCGCCCCGGCCCCGAGGAGGCCCCGGACCGGGCCCCGGCCTCCCGCGAGGACCCCGTGTCCGCCGAGTCGGCGGGCATCAACCCCGCGCCCGACCGGGAATCCCTCGGCTCGGCCGCCCCGGAGGCGCCACTCACCGACAGCAGCCACCCCGGACGCGAGGCGCGCGTGTCCTACGGCGCCGAGCCCGTGCCCCGCGCGCCGCGGGCGGACCAGGCGCGGCGCGACGAGACCGACGGCGCGGCCGAGCCGTCGCGTGTCGCCGGGCGGCCCGTGGCCGGGGGCGGCGGGCAGGCCGACGTGGCGTACAATGAGCACGGTGTGCGGCCCGCGCCCGCGCTCGGGGACGAGGAGCGGCGGCGGCTGCTGTCCGGGGCACATCACGCACCGCATGACCTGCTCGGCGCCCACCCCGTGCGCGGCGGTGTGCTCTTCCGCTGCCTGCGCCCGTACGCTCGCTCGGTGACCGTCGCCGCCGCCGGGCTGCGCGCCCGGCTGCGGGCCGAGGGGGACGGGCTGTTCTCCGGGGTGCTGCCGCTGCGGGAGATCCCGGACTACCGGCTGCTGGTGACGTACGAGGACGCCGAGCTGGAGCTGCACGACCCGTACCGCTTCCTGCCCACCCTCGGCGAACTCGATCTGCACCTCATCGGTGAGGGCCGCCACGAGGAGCTGTGGCGGGCGCTCGGTGCGCATCCGATGACCCACCAGGGCGTGTCCGGCACCCGCTTCACCGTATGGGCGCCCAATGCCCTCGGGGTGCGGCTGACCGGCGACTTCACCTACTGGGACGGCACCGCGCTGCCGATGCGCTCGCTCGGCGGCAGCGGCGTGTGGGAGCTGTTCCTGCCCGGTGTGGGCGAGGGCGCGCTGTACAAGTTCGAGATCGCCCGGCCCGACGGCGGCCGCTCCCTGCGCGCCGACCCGATGGCGCGGCGCACCGAGTGCCCGCCCGCCACCGCCTCCGTCGTCCATGCCTCGCACCACCGCTGGGGGGACGAGGCGTGGCTGGCGCGCCGGGAGGGCGGGCGCGTTCATGAGCTGCCGTTCTCCGTCTACGAGGTGCATCTGCCGTCCTGGCGGCCGGGGCTGACGTACCGGCAGCTCGCGCAGCAGCTCCCGGCGTACGTCAAGGACCTCGGCTTCACCCATGTCGAGCTGATGCCGGTGGCCGAGCACCCCTTCGGCGGCTCCTGGGGCTATCAGGTCACCGGTTTCTACGCGCCCACGGCCCGGCTGGGCACCCCCGACGACTTCAAGCACCTGGTGGACGCGCTGCACCAGGCGGGCATCGGGGTGCTGGTGGACTGGGTGCCCGCGCATTTCCCGAAAGACGCCTGGGCGCTGGCAGAGTTCGACGGCCGTCCGCTGTACGAGCCCGCCGATCCGCTGCGGGCGGCGCATCCCGACTGGGGCACGCTGGAGTTCGACTACGGGCGCACGGAGGTCCGCAACTTCCTGGTGGCGAACGCCGTCTACTGGTGCGAGGAGTTCCATATCGACGGTCTGCGGGTGGACGCCGTCGCCTCCATGCTCTACCTCGACTACTCCCGCGAGCCCGGCCAGTGGACGCCCAACGCGCAGGGCGGCCGGGAGAACCTGGACGCGGTCGCCTTCCTGCAGGAGATGAACGCGACCGTCTACCGCCGCTGCCCGGGTGTGATCACCATCGCCGAGGAGTCGACCGCGTGGGACGGGGTCACCCGCGCCACCCACCATGTGGGCCCCAGCGGCTTCGGCGGGCTCGGCTTCGGGCTGAAGTGGAACATGGGGTGGATGCACGACTCGCTGGCGTATCTCGCGCATGAGCCGGTGCACCGCGCCTACCACCACCATGAGATGACGTTCTCGATGGTGTACGCGTACAGCGAGAACTATGTGCTGCCGATCTCGCACGACGAGGTGGTGCACGGCAAACGGGCCCTGGTGTCCAAGATGCCCGGCGACTGGTGGCAGCAGCGCGCCGACCACCGCGCGTACCTCGGCTTCATGTGGGCCCATCCGGGCAAGCAACTGCTGTTCATGGGGCAGGAGTTCGCCCAGGGCGCCGAGTGGTCGGAGGCGCATGGGCCCGACTGGTGGCTGCTGGATCCGTCGTACTCCGCGGAGCCCGACCACCGGGGCGTCCGCGATCTGGTCCGCGACCTGAACCACGTGTACGCGGCCACGCCCGCGCTGTGGCAGCGGGACACCGACCCCGAGGGCTTCTCCTGGATCGAGGGCGACGCCCGCGAGGACAATGTCTTCGCCTTCCTCCGCTTCGACGGCGACGGCTCCCCGCTGCTGGCCATCAGCAACTTCTCCCCGGTGGTCCGCCAGGAGTACCGCATCGGGACACCGGAGGCGGTGCCCGTGTGGCGCGAGGTGCTGAACACCGATGACGGGCGGTACGGCGGCAGCGGTGTGGCCAACGCCGAGCCGCTGAAGGCCGAGCCCACGGGGTGGCACGGGCGTCCGGCCTCCATCCTGCCGGTGCTGCCGCCGCTGGCCACGATCTGGCTGCGGCCCGCCTGA
- a CDS encoding maltokinase N-terminal cap-like domain-containing protein — translation MPEAPLSRGAQHPPTAVPRDQPPTSATRTAAAAGPSGLLASLSPLLAEWLPRQRWFAGKGRPVTGFALVSATELLPWRAGGGMPGLLHLLIRAQQSEPPGHRHGFGCGHRRGAAASDCYQLLLGARPTLPPPLAPALIGRPSGGPLDGQTVYEALFDPRLTTLLLERLRMPGRLGPLRFVREPSSAIPSALPPRVMTAEQSNSSVIYGDTFILKLFRRVSPGTNPDLELPLALAHTGCTRVPAPAAWFEAEPPAEGAGPPAEPVTLGVLQPFLTGSRDGWQLALDALAAGGDFTDAARALGHATAEVHLAMARALPTSVLRRPQIEHLAAAMSERLDSAAAAVPALQPYRAELHGAYEDLAALGRAGRTWAAQRIHGDLHLGQALLTEDCGGGGGGGGVGGGGGGRWSLIDFEGEPSRPLAERRRPQPPVRDIAGMLRSFDYAAAVGRHERPQAWAGRARAAYCAGYAEASGTDPRDEPELLRAHETDKAVYEVLYEARHRPDWLSVPMTAIRRLATARA, via the coding sequence ATGCCGGAAGCTCCGCTCTCCCGGGGGGCACAACACCCGCCGACCGCCGTGCCGCGGGACCAGCCCCCGACGTCCGCCACCCGCACCGCCGCGGCCGCGGGCCCGTCCGGGCTGCTCGCCTCGCTCTCGCCGCTGCTCGCCGAGTGGCTGCCCCGTCAGCGCTGGTTCGCGGGCAAGGGCCGTCCCGTCACCGGGTTCGCGCTGGTCTCCGCGACCGAGCTGCTGCCGTGGCGGGCGGGCGGCGGTATGCCCGGGCTGCTCCATCTGCTGATCCGCGCCCAGCAGTCGGAGCCACCCGGCCACCGGCACGGCTTCGGCTGCGGCCACCGGCGCGGGGCGGCGGCCAGCGACTGCTACCAGCTCCTGCTCGGGGCGCGCCCCACCCTTCCGCCGCCGCTCGCCCCCGCGCTCATCGGCCGGCCCAGCGGCGGGCCGCTGGACGGACAGACGGTGTACGAGGCGCTGTTCGACCCCCGGCTCACCACGCTGCTGCTGGAGCGGCTGCGGATGCCCGGGCGGCTCGGCCCGCTGCGCTTCGTACGGGAGCCGTCCAGCGCGATCCCCTCCGCGCTGCCGCCCCGGGTGATGACCGCCGAGCAGTCCAACTCCTCGGTGATCTATGGCGATACGTTTATTCTCAAACTTTTCCGCCGGGTCAGCCCCGGCACCAACCCCGACCTCGAACTCCCCCTCGCCCTCGCCCACACCGGCTGCACCCGGGTGCCCGCGCCCGCCGCCTGGTTCGAGGCCGAGCCACCGGCCGAGGGCGCCGGGCCACCGGCGGAGCCCGTCACCCTGGGGGTGCTGCAGCCCTTCCTGACCGGCTCCCGGGACGGCTGGCAGCTCGCGCTCGACGCCCTGGCCGCCGGGGGCGACTTCACCGACGCCGCCCGCGCGCTGGGGCACGCGACCGCCGAGGTCCATCTGGCGATGGCCCGCGCCCTGCCCACCTCCGTGCTGCGCCGCCCGCAGATCGAGCATCTCGCCGCCGCCATGAGCGAGCGCCTCGACTCGGCCGCCGCCGCGGTGCCCGCCCTCCAGCCGTACCGCGCGGAGCTGCACGGCGCGTACGAGGACCTGGCCGCGCTGGGGCGCGCGGGCCGCACCTGGGCGGCCCAGCGCATCCACGGCGATCTGCATCTGGGCCAGGCGCTGCTGACCGAGGACTGCGGTGGAGGAGGCGGAGGCGGAGGCGTTGGCGGTGGCGGGGGCGGGCGGTGGTCGCTGATCGACTTCGAGGGCGAGCCGTCCCGTCCGCTGGCCGAGCGCCGCCGCCCGCAGCCGCCGGTGCGCGATATCGCGGGCATGCTGCGGTCCTTCGACTACGCGGCGGCCGTGGGACGCCATGAACGCCCGCAGGCGTGGGCCGGACGCGCCCGCGCCGCATACTGCGCGGGCTATGCGGAGGCATCCGGCACCGATCCGCGCGACGAGCCGGAGCTGCTGCGCGCCCATGAGACCGACAAGGCCGTCTACGAAGTGCTCTACGAGGCGCGGCACCGCCCCGACTGGCTGTCCGTCCCGATGACCGCGATCCGCCGTCTCGCCACCGCCCGCGCCTGA
- the treS gene encoding maltose alpha-D-glucosyltransferase has translation MIVNEPVPDTFEDTPAKDRDPDWFKRAVFYEVLVRSFQDSNGDGVGDLKGLTAKLDYLQWLGVDCLWLPPFFASPLRDGGYDVSDYTAVLPEFGDLADFVEFVDAAHQRGMRVIIDFVMNHTSDQHPWFQESRSDPDGPYGEYYVWADDDKQYQDARIIFVDTEASNWTFDPVRKQYYWHRFFSHQPDLNFENPAVQEEVLAALRFWLDLGIDGFRLDAVPYLYAEEGTNCENLPRTHELLKRVRAEIDAHYPDTVVLAEANQWPEDVVDYFGDFAAGGDECHMAFHFPVMPRIFMAVRRESRYPVSEVLAKTPAIPSGCQWGIFLRNHDELTLEMVTDEERDYMYAEYAKDPRMRANIGIRRRLAPLLDNDRNQIELFTALLLSLPGSPILYYGDEIGMGDNIWLGDRDAVRTPMQWTPDRNAGFSSCDPGRLFLPTIMDPVYGYQVTNVEAAMSSPSSLLHWTRRMIEIRKQNHAFGLGSFTELPSSNPAVLAFLREAPSTRDGEDDLVLCVNNFSRFAQPTELDLQSFAGRHPVELIGGVRFPAIGELPYLLTMAGHGFYWFRLRRNEAMGHWTD, from the coding sequence ATGATCGTCAACGAGCCCGTACCGGACACATTCGAGGACACACCCGCGAAGGACCGTGATCCCGACTGGTTCAAGCGCGCCGTCTTCTACGAGGTCCTGGTGCGCTCCTTCCAGGACAGCAACGGGGACGGCGTCGGCGACCTCAAGGGCCTGACGGCCAAGCTGGACTATCTGCAGTGGCTGGGCGTGGACTGCCTGTGGCTGCCGCCGTTCTTCGCCTCACCGCTGCGCGACGGCGGCTATGACGTCTCGGACTACACCGCCGTACTGCCGGAGTTCGGGGACCTCGCGGACTTCGTGGAGTTCGTCGACGCCGCGCATCAGCGCGGGATGCGCGTGATCATCGACTTTGTCATGAACCACACGAGCGACCAGCATCCGTGGTTCCAGGAGTCCCGCAGCGACCCGGACGGACCGTACGGCGAGTACTACGTATGGGCCGACGACGACAAGCAGTACCAGGACGCGCGGATCATCTTCGTCGACACCGAGGCGTCCAACTGGACCTTTGATCCGGTACGCAAGCAGTACTACTGGCACCGCTTCTTCTCGCACCAGCCGGATCTCAACTTCGAGAACCCGGCCGTCCAGGAGGAAGTACTGGCCGCTCTGCGCTTCTGGCTGGACCTGGGCATCGACGGATTCCGGCTCGACGCCGTCCCATATCTGTATGCCGAGGAGGGCACCAACTGCGAGAACCTCCCGCGCACCCATGAGCTGCTCAAGCGCGTCCGGGCCGAGATCGACGCCCACTACCCCGACACCGTGGTGCTGGCCGAGGCCAACCAGTGGCCGGAGGACGTCGTCGACTACTTCGGCGACTTCGCGGCGGGCGGCGACGAATGCCATATGGCCTTCCACTTCCCGGTGATGCCGCGCATCTTCATGGCGGTGCGGCGCGAGTCCCGCTATCCGGTCTCGGAGGTCCTCGCCAAGACCCCGGCCATCCCTTCCGGCTGCCAGTGGGGCATCTTCCTGCGCAACCACGACGAGCTGACGCTGGAAATGGTCACCGACGAAGAGCGCGACTACATGTACGCGGAGTACGCCAAGGACCCCAGGATGCGGGCCAACATCGGCATCCGCAGACGACTGGCCCCCCTGCTGGACAACGACCGCAATCAGATCGAGCTGTTCACCGCGCTGCTGCTGTCCCTGCCCGGCTCCCCGATCCTCTACTACGGCGACGAGATCGGCATGGGCGACAACATCTGGCTCGGCGACCGCGACGCCGTGCGCACCCCCATGCAGTGGACCCCCGACCGCAACGCGGGCTTCTCCTCCTGCGATCCGGGGCGGCTGTTCCTGCCGACCATCATGGACCCGGTCTACGGCTATCAGGTCACCAATGTCGAGGCGGCCATGAGCAGCCCGTCCTCGCTGCTGCACTGGACCCGCCGGATGATCGAGATCCGGAAGCAGAACCACGCCTTCGGGCTCGGCTCCTTCACCGAGCTGCCGTCCTCCAACCCGGCCGTCCTCGCCTTCCTGCGCGAGGCCCCCTCCACCCGGGACGGCGAGGATGACCTGGTGCTGTGCGTGAACAACTTCTCGCGCTTCGCCCAGCCCACCGAGCTGGATCTGCAGTCCTTCGCCGGCCGCCATCCGGTCGAGCTGATCGGCGGGGTCCGCTTCCCGGCCATCGGGGAGCTGCCGTATCTGCTGACCATGGCCGGCCACGGCTTCTACTGGTTCCGGCTGCGGCGCAACGAAGCGATGGGGCACTGGACCGACTGA